In Anaerolineales bacterium, the following proteins share a genomic window:
- a CDS encoding type II toxin-antitoxin system PemK/MazF family toxin — MKRGEVWLVNLDPTIGSEIKKTRPAVIVSSDLVGILPLKIIVPFTDWKDRYASAAWMVRVDPDNTNGLSKPSAADGLQARSVSQQRLVKRLGFLSPPQVAQIVQAVVNVLQR; from the coding sequence ATGAAACGGGGGGAAGTTTGGCTCGTAAACCTCGACCCTACAATCGGATCGGAGATCAAAAAAACGCGTCCCGCAGTAATCGTTAGCAGTGATTTAGTGGGAATATTGCCGTTGAAAATAATTGTCCCATTCACTGATTGGAAGGATCGTTATGCTTCCGCCGCTTGGATGGTACGCGTTGACCCTGATAATACCAACGGCTTGAGTAAACCCTCCGCGGCAGACGGCTTACAAGCACGATCTGTATCGCAGCAAAGGTTGGTTAAGCGGTTGGGATTTTTATCGCCGCCTCAAGTTGCGCAAATTGTGCAGGCTGTTGTGAATGTCCTCCAACGATAA